In a single window of the Paenibacillus sp. MMS20-IR301 genome:
- a CDS encoding DUF6710 family protein, whose protein sequence is MNTKQDFDHLMAFAKDLINENLGFYYDINYGYFQPETHPIIDFIRLIGRRIQSELMLAPVLHGEIDQLERIFSDNLFFDEWAEVTPGGQSFHFLMKPIDDNSKAIHLSRDLVFPSPWIPRKLRDSLIRIGEGTLNGGWRQDAGHQVILWLPLGIAFVEGSGHHSVTAGIAKGEGDLYPTSVFDISPIYDHVYTDGKYYYRRHDQSVISEVMFAECAAIFEIGRMMIEQKITF, encoded by the coding sequence ATGAACACGAAGCAAGACTTTGATCATCTCATGGCCTTTGCCAAGGATTTAATCAATGAGAATCTCGGTTTCTATTACGATATTAATTACGGGTACTTCCAGCCCGAGACCCATCCCATTATCGACTTCATCCGGCTGATCGGCCGGCGGATCCAGAGCGAGCTGATGCTGGCACCTGTGCTGCACGGGGAGATCGACCAGCTTGAGCGGATCTTCTCGGATAATCTGTTCTTTGATGAATGGGCAGAGGTTACTCCGGGCGGGCAAAGCTTTCATTTTCTGATGAAACCCATAGATGATAACAGCAAAGCGATCCACCTGTCGCGTGATCTGGTCTTCCCTTCCCCCTGGATTCCCCGGAAATTACGGGACAGCCTGATCCGCATCGGCGAAGGTACACTTAACGGCGGCTGGAGACAGGACGCCGGCCACCAGGTCATTCTCTGGCTTCCGCTCGGGATCGCCTTCGTCGAAGGCTCCGGGCACCATTCGGTCACTGCCGGCATCGCCAAGGGGGAAGGCGATTTGTACCCGACCTCGGTGTTCGATATCAGCCCAATCTACGACCATGTCTACACGGACGGGAAATATTACTACCGCAGGCACGACCAGTCGGTCATCTCCGAGGTCATGTTCGCGGAATGCGCCGCTATCTTCGAGATCGGCCGGATGATGATAGAGCAGAAGATTACCTTCTGA
- a CDS encoding DUF2798 domain-containing protein has translation MGSNKKEALIFTSIMCFFMVVFMSFYNVIISSGFNNKLVVHVAEGLIPALIVALFCDIVIVSKIAKGLAFKIVKPASPAIQKVLTISCFMVCGMVILMSLYGTLAHFGFGDNFFRNYFRVLGLNFICALPLQLLVVGPLTRFLFTRMFPVRTAAHSA, from the coding sequence ATGGGCAGTAACAAAAAAGAAGCTTTAATCTTCACCAGCATTATGTGTTTTTTCATGGTCGTCTTTATGTCTTTCTATAATGTGATTATCTCTAGCGGGTTCAATAATAAGCTGGTCGTGCATGTGGCTGAGGGCTTGATTCCGGCGCTGATCGTCGCCTTATTCTGCGATATTGTTATCGTCAGTAAAATCGCCAAAGGCCTTGCCTTCAAGATTGTAAAGCCTGCCTCACCTGCCATCCAGAAAGTACTGACGATTTCTTGCTTCATGGTCTGCGGCATGGTCATTCTCATGTCTCTATATGGCACACTAGCACACTTCGGATTCGGGGACAACTTCTTCCGCAACTACTTCAGAGTTCTGGGGCTTAACTTCATTTGCGCCTTGCCGCTGCAGCTGCTGGTAGTCGGTCCGCTGACCCGCTTCCTGTTCACCCGGATGTTCCCGGTACGGACGGCTGCGCATAGCGCCTAA
- a CDS encoding MarR family transcriptional regulator, which translates to MKEYIQDLNLIDLLSEKHKVLRDKVNLLSGEPLNKTETHILAMLELHEMLSISELSRMISISRQGTQKTINNLLAEGYAGTAAVEGNNRDKHIVLTEKGAAACRSMLEIKQGIEAEIAAKIGKEQVENLRRLLTADWL; encoded by the coding sequence ATGAAAGAGTATATTCAGGATTTGAATTTGATAGATTTACTTAGTGAAAAGCATAAGGTGCTGCGGGACAAGGTCAATCTGCTGAGCGGAGAGCCGCTGAATAAGACAGAGACGCATATTCTGGCGATGCTGGAGCTGCATGAGATGCTGTCTATTTCCGAGCTCAGCCGGATGATCAGCATCTCCCGCCAGGGAACGCAGAAGACGATTAATAATCTGCTTGCCGAGGGTTACGCGGGGACGGCTGCCGTGGAAGGGAATAACCGGGACAAGCATATCGTGCTTACGGAGAAAGGTGCCGCAGCCTGCAGAAGCATGCTGGAGATCAAGCAGGGCATTGAGGCGGAGATTGCGGCCAAGATCGGCAAGGAGCAGGTGGAGAACCTGCGCAGACTGCTCACGGCAGACTGGCTGTAG
- a CDS encoding helix-turn-helix domain-containing protein yields the protein MKKGRMFYKIFIPILVLGIGLVISFGSYIYMTTNHSVIERVADGKQRLINQIRSTLEQKIKTIEYAFNTYSTTSSFSEVIKNPITESDFQAYRDINTQLNYIASLGMDGVEYSLISLEQDWQISNGRLSYLTAGDRAALFAEYIDDQKQSLFWIKTDNGIRFVNTLPVFSQNKQAIALSDISLLSLRRTLQTEDNTPVFLLNRQGDILYGPDAGEAELPTAAQLSRVTEAAGSGGLTGIVPLELSDRQKVKAIYAKSSYNNWIYVTLLEQKEVSDALTATRFGLIMMIVIITLLIVVVAYGTALHFTRRIQKIQRKLSGDAQPAPKDEIDWIIRSIDTILSEKENLEGLLELEMPQLETQCILNLFRGSMSAGELEHNMARFGYSFAEDTRFAAMLIQLDNYGERQANDKNLLLVAVNKLVEELLPGSRRMIPILLNDKTQATILIFEGASEQENRKQVLEDAKRIIRAVRELLKLSVSVGISRFYTDLTGSREACEMSKQALHTRLNLGKESIIFYEDISNVISGPVLLHYPSELESRLFDAIRLGDEEQVSRSLYPLLGEMMKHSKNPLNFEVTLIRFVNNLIQLEQLIGVEVLLTQDHSALYHRLLDIRNPEEIERILVKEVIQPMVTSMKEKTTRQFRGLADQIAGIVRTEYDQDLSLELIGERLHYSPNYLSSIFKKEFGMTFSEYLMGYRLETAKKWLVESDMTIKEIGERLQYHNPQNFIRSFRKKEHVTPGAYRSMKQEK from the coding sequence ATGAAAAAAGGCAGGATGTTCTATAAGATTTTCATCCCTATACTGGTGCTTGGCATCGGTCTGGTAATCAGCTTCGGCAGCTATATTTATATGACAACCAACCATTCTGTGATTGAGCGGGTCGCTGACGGCAAGCAGCGGCTGATTAATCAGATCAGAAGCACGCTTGAGCAAAAAATTAAGACGATCGAATATGCCTTCAACACGTACAGCACCACCAGCTCGTTCAGTGAGGTCATCAAGAATCCGATTACCGAATCGGATTTCCAGGCTTACCGCGATATTAATACGCAGCTGAATTACATAGCCTCTCTGGGGATGGACGGCGTGGAATACTCCCTCATCAGCCTGGAGCAGGATTGGCAAATCTCGAACGGCCGGCTCTCGTATCTGACCGCCGGGGACCGGGCCGCCCTGTTCGCGGAATATATTGATGATCAGAAGCAGTCGCTCTTCTGGATCAAGACGGATAACGGCATCCGGTTTGTGAATACGCTGCCGGTATTCTCCCAGAATAAGCAGGCCATCGCCTTATCCGATATATCCCTGCTGTCGCTGCGGCGCACCCTGCAGACGGAAGATAATACCCCGGTATTCCTGCTGAACCGGCAGGGAGATATTCTCTACGGGCCTGATGCGGGAGAAGCAGAGCTGCCGACAGCAGCCCAATTAAGCCGCGTTACAGAGGCAGCCGGCAGCGGAGGCCTGACGGGCATAGTGCCGCTTGAGCTGTCCGACCGCCAGAAGGTTAAGGCCATCTACGCCAAATCTTCCTATAACAATTGGATCTATGTAACGCTGCTGGAGCAGAAGGAGGTTTCGGATGCGCTGACGGCCACCCGGTTCGGCCTAATCATGATGATTGTAATCATTACGCTGCTGATTGTAGTTGTGGCTTACGGCACGGCGCTGCATTTCACCAGGCGTATCCAGAAGATCCAGCGGAAGCTGTCTGGGGACGCTCAGCCTGCACCGAAAGATGAGATTGACTGGATTATCAGATCCATAGATACTATTTTGTCGGAGAAAGAGAATCTGGAGGGGCTGCTGGAGCTGGAGATGCCGCAGCTGGAAACCCAGTGTATCCTGAATCTGTTCCGGGGCAGCATGTCGGCCGGAGAGCTGGAGCATAATATGGCCCGGTTCGGCTATTCGTTCGCGGAGGATACGCGTTTCGCCGCCATGCTGATCCAGCTCGACAATTACGGGGAACGGCAGGCGAATGATAAGAATCTGCTGCTCGTCGCCGTGAACAAGCTGGTAGAGGAGCTCCTTCCGGGCTCCCGGAGGATGATTCCGATTCTGCTCAACGATAAGACGCAGGCGACGATCCTGATCTTCGAAGGCGCAAGTGAGCAGGAGAACCGCAAGCAGGTGCTGGAGGATGCCAAGCGGATCATCAGGGCGGTGCGGGAGCTGCTCAAGCTGTCGGTCAGCGTTGGGATCAGCCGGTTCTATACCGACCTGACCGGCAGCAGGGAAGCCTGCGAGATGAGCAAGCAGGCGCTGCACACCCGGCTGAATCTGGGGAAGGAATCCATTATCTTTTATGAGGATATCTCTAACGTGATCTCGGGGCCGGTGCTGCTGCATTACCCGTCAGAGCTGGAATCCCGGTTGTTCGACGCGATCCGGCTGGGCGATGAGGAGCAGGTGTCGCGTTCGCTCTACCCGCTGCTCGGGGAGATGATGAAGCACAGCAAGAACCCGCTCAACTTTGAAGTGACGCTGATCCGCTTCGTGAATAACCTCATTCAGCTGGAACAGCTGATCGGCGTGGAGGTGCTGCTGACCCAGGATCATTCTGCCCTGTACCACCGGCTGCTCGATATCCGCAATCCGGAGGAGATTGAACGGATTCTGGTCAAAGAGGTGATTCAGCCGATGGTGACCAGCATGAAGGAGAAGACGACCCGGCAGTTCCGCGGCCTTGCCGACCAGATAGCGGGCATTGTGCGCACGGAATATGACCAGGATCTGTCGCTGGAGCTGATCGGTGAGCGCCTGCATTACAGTCCTAACTATTTGAGCAGCATTTTCAAGAAGGAATTCGGCATGACCTTCAGTGAATATCTGATGGGCTACCGGCTGGAGACGGCCAAGAAATGGCTGGTGGAGAGCGACATGACGATTAAGGAGATCGGCGAGCGGCTGCAATACCATAATCCGCAGAACTTTATCCGCTCCTTCCGCAAGAAGGAGCATGTAACTCCGGGCGCCTACCGGTCGATGAAGCAGGAGAAATAG